One part of the Enterococcus sp. DIV1094 genome encodes these proteins:
- a CDS encoding PBP1A family penicillin-binding protein, whose product MPTNQTRSSKRSTSSSSAKNAKKRGKQPTKKGTGKDRKGLITRILLIGLSLICVAFLAGVGLFWFYAKDAPELTDEKLDATVSSKLFTKDGELFEDLGAEKREKISANELPKTLEDAIVSVEDRRFYKHIGVDPVRIIGAALSNFTSGGLQGGSTLTQQLIKLSFFSTSTEDQTIRRKAQEAWMAVRLEQTKSKQEILTYYVNKVYMSNGLYGMETAAQSYFGKSLGELDLPQTALLAGMPQAPSAYDPYQFPEQAKKRRDTVLYTMLQNEKISQTEYDTAINTPITDGLQELTQEDSNARIVDNYVKEVINEVHAKTDKNVYTDGLDIYTNLDLNAQKHLYDVVNTDQYVTFPDDQMQVATTLIDVNTGQVKAQIGGRNIPDDVALGNNLAVNTSRDFGSTMKPITDYAPAFEELNYSTGKLIADAPYNYEGTTIPVSNWDNRYMGMITLRQALYLSRNVPAVKLFNEVGADKVAEFLSNLGIEYSTIHQSNAISSNTEQQDGTKYGASSEKMAAAYAALANGGTYYKPQYVNRIVFQDGTEETFEPEGTRAMSEETAYMVTDILKDTITRGTGTNAAIPGLIQAGKTGTSNYTDEEYAKLGTTTGVYPDILFAGYTPNYAISVWTGYNDKMTPITSNATDVASDVYRELMQFVSANVTNTDWTMPSGLYRSGGELFFRNQSSSSGNTNATVPSVTIPSSSEVVPVSPVPESSTSETVPETSTSSTTQPSTEESTPPSSEPTEPSSEPSTEPPASSSEETPPPESSATPPSSEDANAAGDSGTRTSRSSRASSRSSSD is encoded by the coding sequence ATGCCAACTAATCAAACGAGATCTTCTAAACGAAGTACCTCCTCTTCTTCTGCAAAAAATGCAAAGAAAAGAGGAAAACAACCGACAAAAAAAGGCACTGGAAAAGATCGTAAAGGATTGATCACACGTATCCTTTTGATAGGTCTTTCCTTAATATGTGTCGCTTTTCTTGCAGGCGTCGGACTTTTTTGGTTTTATGCCAAAGATGCCCCTGAGTTGACCGATGAAAAACTGGATGCCACGGTTTCATCAAAACTGTTTACTAAAGATGGTGAACTCTTTGAAGATCTAGGGGCAGAAAAACGAGAAAAGATTTCTGCCAATGAACTACCAAAAACACTTGAAGATGCCATCGTTTCAGTCGAAGACCGACGATTTTATAAACATATCGGTGTTGACCCTGTTCGGATCATCGGTGCCGCATTATCAAACTTTACTTCTGGCGGGCTACAAGGTGGTAGTACATTGACACAGCAGCTGATCAAGCTCTCATTCTTCTCTACCAGTACCGAAGACCAAACGATCAGACGTAAAGCCCAAGAAGCTTGGATGGCTGTCAGACTGGAACAAACGAAATCAAAACAAGAAATACTGACTTATTACGTCAATAAAGTCTATATGTCTAACGGTCTTTACGGGATGGAAACAGCCGCTCAATCCTATTTCGGAAAAAGCTTAGGAGAATTGGATCTACCGCAAACCGCTCTTTTAGCAGGAATGCCTCAAGCTCCTTCTGCCTATGATCCTTATCAGTTTCCAGAGCAAGCCAAAAAACGCCGTGACACAGTATTGTATACGATGCTCCAAAACGAAAAAATCTCTCAAACAGAATATGACACAGCAATCAATACACCGATCACAGACGGGTTACAAGAATTAACACAAGAAGACTCCAATGCACGAATCGTTGACAATTACGTCAAAGAGGTCATCAATGAAGTCCATGCGAAAACAGATAAGAATGTTTATACTGACGGTTTAGATATTTACACAAACCTAGACTTAAATGCACAAAAACACTTATACGATGTTGTGAATACTGATCAATACGTGACTTTCCCTGACGATCAAATGCAAGTTGCGACTACGTTGATCGATGTCAATACCGGACAAGTCAAAGCACAGATCGGTGGACGAAACATCCCAGATGATGTCGCTTTAGGAAACAACTTAGCTGTCAATACTTCTCGTGACTTTGGGTCTACGATGAAGCCAATCACTGACTATGCACCAGCATTTGAAGAATTGAACTATTCAACAGGTAAATTGATCGCCGATGCACCTTACAATTATGAAGGAACCACGATTCCTGTCTCCAACTGGGACAATCGTTACATGGGCATGATCACTTTACGTCAAGCACTATACCTCTCAAGAAACGTTCCTGCTGTCAAACTTTTCAATGAAGTAGGCGCAGATAAAGTTGCTGAATTCTTGAGTAATTTAGGGATCGAATACAGCACGATCCACCAATCAAATGCGATTTCAAGTAATACAGAACAACAAGATGGGACAAAATACGGTGCTTCTTCTGAAAAAATGGCTGCGGCCTACGCTGCTTTGGCAAACGGTGGTACTTATTATAAACCACAATACGTCAATCGGATCGTCTTCCAAGATGGCACAGAAGAAACCTTCGAACCAGAAGGAACAAGAGCCATGTCCGAAGAAACAGCGTATATGGTTACCGACATCTTGAAGGACACGATCACTCGCGGAACCGGTACGAATGCCGCAATTCCAGGATTGATCCAAGCAGGTAAAACAGGTACATCTAATTATACAGACGAGGAATATGCAAAATTAGGTACGACAACTGGTGTTTATCCTGATATTTTATTTGCAGGTTATACACCGAACTATGCGATCTCCGTTTGGACAGGCTATAACGACAAAATGACACCGATCACTTCCAATGCAACAGATGTCGCTTCCGATGTCTATCGTGAGTTGATGCAGTTTGTCTCGGCAAATGTAACAAATACGGATTGGACGATGCCAAGTGGCTTGTACCGTTCTGGTGGCGAACTATTCTTTAGAAATCAATCGTCATCATCTGGTAATACAAACGCTACTGTGCCATCTGTAACGATTCCTTCTTCATCTGAAGTCGTTCCAGTAAGCCCGGTTCCTGAGTCTTCAACTAGTGAAACCGTTCCTGAGACATCAACAAGCTCAACGACTCAACCTAGCACTGAAGAATCGACACCACCAAGCAGTGAACCAACAGAACCTAGCAGCGAACCATCAACAGAACCACCAGCATCTTCTAGCGAGGAAACACCACCACCTGAATCCTCTGCTACGCCGCCAAGTTCTGAAGATGCGAATGCTGCTGGTGATAGTGGAACGCGAACATCCCGTTCTTCTCGAGCTTCATCCAGAAGTAGTAGTGATTGA
- the recU gene encoding Holliday junction resolvase RecU: MVLRYPNGRPYIKDASSKEKKQAKRNPNTEFGNRGMRFEEAINESNEYYLAHQMAVIHKKPTPVQIVKVDYPRRSAAVIKEAYFAQASTTDYNGVYRGFYLDFEAKETKNKTSFPFKNFHPHQISHMEACQKQGGICFVLLWFSTLHRCFYLDSTYLVHYWHEQQAQGRKSLPLSLIEKLGIEIPTGYAPRVPYLQAIDQYLESNEGEPTNAN; encoded by the coding sequence ATGGTGTTACGCTATCCAAATGGCCGTCCTTATATCAAGGATGCCTCGTCCAAAGAAAAAAAACAAGCAAAAAGGAACCCAAACACGGAGTTTGGCAATCGTGGGATGCGATTTGAAGAAGCCATCAATGAAAGCAACGAGTATTATCTGGCACATCAAATGGCAGTCATCCATAAGAAGCCAACACCGGTTCAAATCGTAAAAGTTGATTACCCTCGACGAAGTGCCGCTGTGATCAAAGAAGCTTATTTCGCTCAAGCCTCAACAACTGATTATAATGGTGTCTATCGAGGTTTCTATTTGGATTTTGAAGCAAAAGAGACGAAAAACAAGACTTCGTTTCCATTTAAAAATTTTCATCCCCATCAAATCTCACATATGGAAGCTTGCCAAAAACAAGGAGGAATCTGTTTTGTTCTATTATGGTTTTCTACCTTGCATCGTTGTTTCTACTTAGATAGTACTTATTTAGTACACTATTGGCATGAACAACAGGCACAAGGAAGGAAATCCTTGCCGCTTTCATTGATCGAAAAACTAGGTATCGAGATTCCAACTGGTTACGCCCCTCGCGTACCTTATTTGCAAGCAATCGATCAGTACTTAGAATCTAATGAAGGAGAACCAACGAATGCCAACTAA